A window of Desulfobacterales bacterium genomic DNA:
CGTGCTTACGGGCGACATTATTGGCCTCTTGCATCACCCCGCTGCCGCCGCCGGTGATGATGCCGATGTTTTTTTGGCCCCAGAAATCGATCAGAGCCTGGATCAGCTCGTTTAACCGTTGGGCCGCCTTCCTGGTAAGTTTCTGGTTCGACCCGTAGAAGGCGAACAGCATCGATTTATGGAAGTCGGCCAGCCGCTCCGGCCGGACAAAATAACCCTTGCCGTCCCGCATGGTGCTGACCATCAGCGACCCGGTCAGGTCAGATACCCAGTAGACATCGATCCCCAGGTCGTAGTATTCGCCCAGTTGGTTGTGGTCCCGGTCCGAGAGAAAGGGGCCGTACTTGCAGGACGGTTCGTAGAAGTAGATGGCCTTGATCCTGTTTTTGGAGGCCAGATAGATGATGTCGTGGTGCTCGACCACGTTGGGGAAATATTTCATGATCAGGGTGGCCGGTTGCTTCAGCCCCTTGATCCTGGCGGTGGCAAAGATGTGCGGGCAGGCGGACTGGGGCGAGGCGTAGCGCCGTACCATCGAGCAGTTTATCTTGGATACCCGGCAGGGCTCGTCCGGGCCGTTGAGCAGGATCGGCGCCTTGTTCAGGGTAGACGACCTGCCTTGAACCACCACCAGGGGGCGATCGACAAAGTGGCAGGTGGAGTTCTTGATCGACTTGAATCTTTTTTGAAAGGTGTTCAGGAAAGGGTAGGAGAGGGAGTTGTCTTGAACCGCGGTTTTCCGTTTCGGTCTTCCGGAATTATCCCGGCGGCCCCGGTAGATCTTGGCCCGGATGACCGGGTTGACAATGGTGTTCTTGCTGTTGTTCACTATTTCAAGGTAGATGCCGACCCCCCTGGTCTTGATCGGGTCGAGCACGGTTGCCGGTAGGTGCTTGCCGAACTCGAAGCCGCTTTGCAGGACAACGTAGTGCTCGTTGAGATACATCGAGCAGGTGGTGATGATGCCCTCGTTGGGCGGGATGATCACCGTGTCCACCTCCTCGCGGTACTGGTACTGGTTCAATATCTCCCGGCCGTCATGCTCCAGCAGGATCCGGGCCAGGATTTTCCGGTCCGCGTCTTCCCGCAACCGGCAGATCGCGGAATGGGGCCTGATCAGAATGGTGCCGTCACTGGAGATGGTGGTGGAATCGGGAAGCTTCAGGTCGCCGCGCTTGAGCGCCGCCAGCACCTCGTCGGAGCTGAGCAGGGCCTCGGGATCGCAGTAGACCAGGCGGCCCACCGGAAAGCCTTCGTCAAAAAAATCCTTGAGAATATCAAGCCCGGGATAGCCGGGGATGACCCGGGTGGCGACCATCGACAGGCTGAGCCGGTTGCCCTCGATGGTGCCGAGCCGGGGGGCTTCGCAACTGATCTGGATACCGAGCCGGGCGATCCGGGAACGTTCGCTGAAAATAAAGGGATCATGCTGCTGGGTGAGGCGGGCAATGCTTTTTGCCGGGGGCTCGACCTGTTGTTTAAGCTCTTCGGACAGCTCAAAGGCGGCCTCAAAGGAGATGGATTGGTCGGTGCGGTGAAAGACCTTGGTAATGATGCCGTCGGAAGACTGAAGGAAACCGCGGAACGATTGAATTCTGTTTTCTGTTGCCATGAGAATGCCCTGTTTATTTTTTTGCAAAGCCGTTGCCCTCGCCAACGGCGGGAGTGAAGGCATTGTGACATCTGCGTTGGCAACGGACAACATTTTTCTGACTTTCCGGCGGGGACTCGTAAAACGGAACCTGGGGACAGGTATGGCAAAGAAGAGTGTCCCCGCAACGGGTGATGTTGCCCGGAATTATCAAGTTTTCCGGTCGAGGTGTTTATGTTTGGGCGGCTATGAAACGGAATGACGTTACTCTAGGGAAGTCTCTACGGCAACGAGTAAGGAAGATTTGCGTGGAAGGAAATTGGTGCCCCCGGTAGGATTCGAACCTACGGCTCCAGGATTAGGAATCCTGTGCTCTATCCCCTGAGCTACGGGGGCAATTTGATCGGCTGGCATAATACCCGAATCGGGCAAGAAATCAATATCAATAGATGAGGGGCCATCGGTTCGGGCGGCTGACCACCCGATTCATTATACTTTTTCTCCTCTGTGGCGGTAAACATTCCCGGGGTAATTGCCATCCTTCCTTG
This region includes:
- a CDS encoding LOG family protein, with protein sequence MATENRIQSFRGFLQSSDGIITKVFHRTDQSISFEAAFELSEELKQQVEPPAKSIARLTQQHDPFIFSERSRIARLGIQISCEAPRLGTIEGNRLSLSMVATRVIPGYPGLDILKDFFDEGFPVGRLVYCDPEALLSSDEVLAALKRGDLKLPDSTTISSDGTILIRPHSAICRLREDADRKILARILLEHDGREILNQYQYREEVDTVIIPPNEGIITTCSMYLNEHYVVLQSGFEFGKHLPATVLDPIKTRGVGIYLEIVNNSKNTIVNPVIRAKIYRGRRDNSGRPKRKTAVQDNSLSYPFLNTFQKRFKSIKNSTCHFVDRPLVVVQGRSSTLNKAPILLNGPDEPCRVSKINCSMVRRYASPQSACPHIFATARIKGLKQPATLIMKYFPNVVEHHDIIYLASKNRIKAIYFYEPSCKYGPFLSDRDHNQLGEYYDLGIDVYWVSDLTGSLMVSTMRDGKGYFVRPERLADFHKSMLFAFYGSNQKLTRKAAQRLNELIQALIDFWGQKNIGIITGGGSGVMQEANNVARKHGILSGANFLEITDQAMTTDVDFCQVFQSKCRHSRQKWFEVATFPIFNVGGLGSLEELGITLCNFKLSISERVPIVLFGTEGAEEFWQGAKDQILEMVALGRAPEWIKKYLIMTSDPKVAVRAYKELLQLF